Proteins from a genomic interval of Gossypium hirsutum isolate 1008001.06 chromosome A09, Gossypium_hirsutum_v2.1, whole genome shotgun sequence:
- the LOC121206241 gene encoding WD repeat-containing protein RUP2, producing MVQNPPIYASISISFEWAMNDFSSGFHPPAVPGHETKLSAEEKQPAARCEWDFSLATVVSSTANATVSDTLGVIEFDPSNTILATGGIARKIRIYTLNSLLRPQEETVHSQGKHQSIAFLDHTNACDNCIFTPAKLSSLRWKPGTGGRILGSGDYDGVVMEYDIETKLPIFERDEHGGRRVWSVDYSHSDPFLGASGSDDGTMQMWDPRCGEGGGSVAKVQPTKSRSSVCCVEFNPFGDALIAAGCADKKAYVYDVRKMVEPVHIFDGHTKTITYVRFLNAQTLVSAGTDGCLKLWNIVDSRLLRTYKGHVNSRSFVGLSVWRHGGLLGCGSENNQVFVYDTRWGEPIWVHGFEPVGRDSSDHQHAFVSSVCWRQVNEDQCTLVAGGSNGVLHVFVGKRKSDSE from the coding sequence ATGGTCCAAAACCCTCCCATATATGCCTCCATCTCCATTTCATTTGAATGGGCAATGAACGATTTCTCCTCCGGATTCCATCCCCCCGCCGTCCCAGGCCATGAAACCAAACTATCCGCAGAAGAAAAACAACCAGCCGCTCGTTGTGAGTGGGATTTTTCACTCGCCACCGTTGTCTCCTCCACCGCCAACGCCACCGTCTCTGACACCCTTGGAGTCATCGAATTCGACCCTTCTAATACCATCTTAGCAACCGGAGGGATTGCAAGGAAGATTAGGATTTACACTTTGAATTCTTTGTTGCGGCCTCAAGAAGAGACTGTCCATTCTCAAGGTAAGCACCAAAGTATTGCGTTTCTAGACCATACTAATGCGTGTGATAATTGCATCTTTACCCCAGCTAAGCTTAGTAGCCTTAGGTGGAAACCCGGGACCGGAGGCCGCATCTTGGGTTCCGGAGACTACGACGGTGTGGTCATGGAGTATGATATAGAGACGAAGTTGCCAATCTTCGAACGTGACGAGCATGGTGGGAGGCGGGTTTGGAGCGTCGACTATTCTCATTCGGATCCGTTCCTCGGGGCATCTGGCTCGGACGATGGCACCATGCAAATGTGGGACCCACGCTGCGGCGAAGGAGGGGGAAGTGTGGCTAAGGTGCAGCCCACGAAGTCACGCAGCTCGGTTTGTTGCGTGGAGTTCAACCCCTTCGGAGATGCATTGATAGCCGCCGGATGCGCCGACAAGAAGGCCTACGTCTATGATGTACGGAAAATGGTGGAGCCCGTACACATTTTCGATGGACATACGAAAACCATAACATACGTTAGATTTCTGAATGCCCAAACACTGGTTTCCGCTGGAACCGACGGGTGTTTAAAACTATGGAATATCGTTGATTCTCGTTTACTTAGAACATACAAAGGGCACGTAAACAGTCGGAGCTTTGTGGGGTTGTCAGTTTGGAGGCATGGAGGGTTGCTTGGATGCGGATCAGAAAATAACCAGGTGTTCGTTTATGATACCAGGTGGGGTGAGCCCATTTGGGTGCATGGCTTCGAGCCTGTGGGTAGAGATAGCTCCGACCATCAGCATGCTTTCGTCAGCAGTGTGTGCTGGAGGCAAGTCAATGAAGACCAGTGCACACTTGTTGCAGGTGGTTCCAATGGGGTTTTACACGTTTTCGTGGGCAAGAGGAAATCTGATTCAGAGTAG